One region of Bacteroidia bacterium genomic DNA includes:
- a CDS encoding UDP-glucose/GDP-mannose dehydrogenase family protein, translating to MKITVIGTGYVGLVTGVCFAESGNHVVCVDIDENKVNLLRQGIPTIYEPGLETLLRKNLEASRIQFTTNLVEGIQHGKVIFLALPTPPNADGSADLNAVLKTAEAIAKHLTEYKVIVNKSTVPVGTGEKVKEIIKKYTQIEFDVVSNPEFLKEGVAVEDFMKPERVVVGADNPKAFKIMQELYEPFLRSGNPLLEMDIRSAEMTKYAANAFLAMKISFMNEIANLCALVGADVDNVRKGIGTDSRIGKRFIFPGIGYGGSCFPKDVQALYKTAKEYNYDFQILDAVMKVNQKQRLNFIQTVLQHFNHQLKGKQLTIWGLAFKPNTDDIREAPALTIIDALLQEGARLHVHDPEALRNVQKLYGDKLVYFTDPYKALISSEALLILTEWNDYRTPDFEQISQNLKNKLIFDGRNIYSLSKMQELGFTYYSIGRKTIYS from the coding sequence ATGAAAATTACCGTTATCGGAACAGGCTATGTGGGCTTAGTAACAGGCGTTTGCTTTGCTGAATCAGGCAATCATGTAGTATGTGTAGATATAGATGAAAATAAAGTCAATTTGCTGCGCCAAGGAATTCCCACTATTTACGAACCAGGTTTAGAAACTTTGCTAAGAAAAAACCTAGAGGCTTCTAGAATTCAGTTTACCACTAACCTTGTAGAGGGCATTCAGCACGGTAAGGTAATATTTTTAGCTTTACCTACTCCGCCCAATGCAGATGGTTCAGCAGACCTTAACGCCGTACTCAAAACTGCCGAAGCTATTGCTAAGCACTTAACAGAGTACAAAGTTATCGTAAACAAAAGTACTGTTCCCGTAGGCACAGGCGAAAAAGTGAAAGAAATTATTAAAAAATACACTCAAATTGAGTTTGACGTAGTTTCTAATCCCGAATTTCTCAAAGAAGGAGTAGCAGTTGAGGATTTCATGAAACCTGAACGTGTAGTAGTGGGCGCAGATAATCCAAAGGCTTTCAAAATTATGCAAGAACTATACGAACCTTTTTTACGATCAGGTAATCCTTTGTTAGAAATGGACATTCGTTCTGCTGAAATGACAAAATATGCCGCTAACGCTTTTTTAGCAATGAAAATCTCCTTCATGAACGAAATTGCTAATTTATGCGCGCTGGTAGGCGCAGATGTAGATAATGTCAGAAAAGGTATTGGAACAGATTCTCGTATTGGCAAAAGGTTCATATTCCCTGGTATAGGCTATGGAGGTTCTTGTTTTCCCAAAGATGTTCAAGCTTTGTACAAAACAGCAAAAGAGTATAACTATGATTTTCAAATTTTAGATGCTGTAATGAAAGTTAATCAAAAGCAGCGTCTCAATTTTATACAAACTGTTTTACAGCATTTTAATCATCAACTCAAAGGTAAGCAGCTTACTATATGGGGGCTTGCTTTCAAACCCAACACAGATGATATTCGAGAAGCACCCGCACTCACTATTATAGATGCTTTGCTACAAGAAGGCGCTAGACTGCATGTTCACGACCCTGAAGCTTTACGAAACGTGCAAAAACTTTATGGTGATAAACTTGTCTATTTTACAGACCCATACAAAGCTCTCATAAGCTCAGAAGCTTTGCTCATCCTGACAGAATGGAACGACTATCGCACTCCTGATTTTGAGCAAATAAGCCAAAACTTAAAAAACAAGCTCATTTTTGATGGCAGAAACATTTATTCCCTATCCAAAATGCAGGAATTAGGCTTTACTTATTACAGCATTGGCAGAAAAACGATATATTCCTAA